The proteins below are encoded in one region of Parus major isolate Abel chromosome 7, Parus_major1.1, whole genome shotgun sequence:
- the MAP2 gene encoding microtubule-associated protein 2 isoform X11 has product MAEDRKDEAKAPHWTSGQLTEASSHPHSPEIKDQGGASAGLVRSANGFPYQEIEELRLGSHEQPGTYAQTKENGINGELSSGNRETAEEVSARIVQVVTAEAVAVLKGEQEKEAQHKDQPGSLPLAVEESANLPPSPPPSPASEQTGVLEEDLLAATKMKFRVQEGTCPFAAEPLDTKQRESGKDNKTVEQPKYDALVPQSAKTEAADKKDSESKDKEKMLSPPSEWILKTDSQKKEEASFAEPAAKPPAHPEKEHLSSQLPEESRVEERTAGVPSSTNQVMAIKFQDNLKDIQGGAISHGESSVLLPEPKAEAAKSELPSGPSPVLPQELSLKDGFKPHQEPTDQLFAKDLSKDEQIHRDRTFALQEVSAATVDGLKTPSTPKTPAWGEEKDMTKDESDEEERYDFCDKEEARILDYGKTPTKTEVKTLSLDKTDLQKDGEAKKSPDSLKAEKEMDQSGLSAAADVKKEAQQSTQVPSAKLSHELTLEKTVEHPDTTQLSRVTEKAPEAPGLTTEKTPTLEASQEKGVKKDTEEDKTSVSAPHQMKEEEDQSGMSKYFETSALKEEAFKADSLKQSSDYYELSDTKESKYEPYQRGRLIPEDEEEEEEEEFEAELSQQQNVHTREMGYSTLAQSYTPDTSEEPSSPTERMFTIDPKVYGDKRELHSKNKDDLTLSRSLGLGGRSAIEQRSMSINLPMSCLDSIALGFSFGRAHDLSPLASDILTNTSGSMDEGDDYLPATTPALEKAPCFPIESREEDEHIEEEKVMVEENVQPETSAEPSFQAKDYYKNGAVLAPDLPEMLDLAGTRSRLASVSADAEGAQKKSAPSDTVVEDSSTALPPVTNENHVILKAESQLEDLGYCVFNKYTVPLPSPVQDSENLTSETCPFYEGTDEKLRRGLAPDLSLIEVKLAAAEKSKEGFLSEKDLGQHGESLLVREFEEEKKEKLDTVLEKSEYQVDSKEVCPVKEAEPEKTSAEAVLERKEESVASKVHLPADSICDRISASEISIEKDSVCLLMEKEKTLSVVPEIAEIEAPIKPDYNAIKHDMEVAAMRAGQEYQSKLDTKISEVVSLPLGKDKTSLKRAEPEPKDTQQKEETTFSREAKEADVLSKTEPSYVKDITKLSETEIKEKVTKPDLVHQEAVDKEESYESSGEHDQAQESLNGESVKAEDIKAEHPKPPMSGEEMPTQLPAKETSVELLFPKTESLQEEPAEIQMESIPQLVEGAEETLDRAVKPMETQKLLPCELAAGAPEEKEYEEEEMEAAQEAKEEDKQYLVSEMPPDFGKPAAEEMGAKGSPEALPELKGIIESVVTVEDDFITVVQTTVDEGESASHSVRFAATQQEDIETGDSQAEEELDVEEVEVEPKEGSREAPASPQREEILLTNYKTETCDDYKDETTIDDSIMDTDSLWADTQDDDRSIMTEQLETVPKEEKAERELRRSSLDKHKKEKPFKTGRGRISTPERKIAKKEPSTLSRDEVRRKKAVYKKAELAKKTEVQAHSPSRKIILKPAIKYTRPTHLSCVKRKQTAAGGETNQAPAVFKQAKEKLSTASLSKIPASKSRAKSLLPPRPSSACSLTTKRATFLHTDSYFVRPSSAGPRDSKSDAKDGVSKSPEKRSSLPRPSSILPPRRGVSGDRDREENSLSLTTSLSSSVRRTTRSEPIRSRTGKSGTSTPTTPGSTAITPGTPPSYASRTPGTPGTPSYSRTPHTPGTPKSAILVPTEKKVAIIRTPPKSPATPKQLRVINQPLPDLKNVRSKIGSTDNIKYQPKGGQVQIVTKKIDLSHVTSKCGSLKNIHHKPGGGRVKIESVKLDFKEKAQAKVGSLENAHHVPGGGNVKIDSQKLNFREHAKARVDHGAEIITQSPGRSSMASPRRLSNVSSSGSINLLESPQLATLAEDVTAALAKQGL; this is encoded by the exons ATTTACTTGCAGCCACGAAGATGAAATTCCGTGTCCAGGAGGGCACATGCCCTTTTGCAGCAGAACCATTAGACACAAAGCAACGTGAATCTGGGAAAGACAATAAGACTGTTGAGCAACCTAAATATGATGCCTTAGTTCCACAGTCAGCAAAAACAGAGGCTGCAGATAAAAAGGATTCAGAGagcaaagacaaagaaaaaatgctttcacCTCCTTCAGAATGGATCTTGAAAACTGATTcacaaaagaaagaggaagcCAGTTTTGCAGAACCTGCTGCTAAGCCTCCTGCTCACCCAGAAAAAGAGCATTTGTCATCTCAACTGCCTGAAGAGAGCAGGGTGGAAGAAAGGACTGCAGGTGTGCCCTCATCAACCAACCAAGTTATGGCTATCAAATTCCAAGACAACCTCAAAGATATCCAAGGTGGTGCCATCAGCCATGGTGAAAGTTCTGTATTGCTACCAGAACCCAAGGCAGAAGCAGCCAAAAGTGAACTTCCTTCAGGTCCATCTCCTGTTCTACCCCAGGAGCTTTCACTCAAAGATGGTTTCAAACCACATCAGGAACCCACTGACCAACTGTTTGCCAAAGATCTCAGTAAAGATGAACAGATCCACAGAGACAGGACATTTGCTCTACAAGAAGTCTCAGCAGCAACTGTAGATGGATTGAAAACTCCAAGCACCCCAAAAACCCCTGcatggggagaggagaaggacaTGACTAAGGATGAGAGCGATGAGGAAGAAAGGTATGACTTCTGTGATAAAGAGGAGGCTCGAATATTAGATTATGGTAAAACTCCCACAAAAACAGAAGTTAAGACACTTTCCCTAGACAAAACAGACCTTCAAAAGGATGGTGAAGCTAAAAAATCACCTGATAGtctcaaagcagaaaaagaaatggacCAAAGtgggctctcagcagcagcagatgtgaaAAAGGAGGCACAGCAAAGCACACAGGTACCCTCAGCTAAGTTAAGCCATGAACTGACCCTTGAGAAAACAGTAGAGCACCCTGATACCACTCAGTTATCCAGGGTAACAGAGAAAGCCCCTGAAGCACCTGGTTTAACCACTGAGAAGACTCCTACTCTTGAAGCTTCTCAAGAGAAAGGTGTTAAAAAAGATACTGAGGAGGATAAGACAAGTGTTTCAGCTCCTCATCAAATGAAAGAAGAGGAGGATCAGTCAGGAATGTCGAAGTATTTTGAAACCTCTGCTCTGAAAGAGGAAGCCTTCAAAGCAGATAGTCTGAAACAAAGCAGTGATTACTATGAGCTAAGTGACACTAAAGAGAGTAAATATGAGCCTTATCAGAGAGGTCGTCTAATACCTgaagatgaagaggaggaggaggaggaagaatttGAGGCAGAATTGAGTCAGCAGCAGAATGTGCATACTCGTGAAATGGGGTACAGTACCCTGGCTCAGAGCTATACACCAGACACATCTGAAGAACCCAGTTCTCCAACAGAAAGAATGTTCACTATTGACCCCAAAGTCTATGGGGATAAGAGAGAActtcacagtaaaaataaagatgacCTAACTCTAAGCAGGAGCTTGGGACTTGGGGGGAGATCTGCAATTGAACAGAGAAGTATGTCTATTAACTTGCCCATGTCCTGTCTGGATTCGATAGCCCTAGGCTTTAGTTTTGGTCGCGCACATGATCTTTCTCCCCTCGCTTCAGATATTCTAACTAACACTAGTGGAAGTATGGATGAAGGTGATGACTACTTGCCAGCAACCACACCAGCACTGGAGAAGGCCCCCTGTTTCCCCATtgaaagcagagaggaagaTGAACacatagaagaagaaaaagtaatggTAGAAGAAAATGTCCAGCCTGAGACCTCAGCTGAACCATCTTTCCAGGCCAAAGACTACTACAAAAATGGGGCTGTCCTGGCTCCTGACCTGCCTGAAATGTTGGATTTGGCAGGGACAAGATCTAGATTAGCCTCTGTGAGTGCAGATGCTGAGGGGGCACAGAAGAAGTCAGCTCCTTCTGACACTGTTGTGgaagacagcagcacagccctgccacctGTGACAAACGAAAACCATGTAATTCTAAAAGCTGAAAGTCAGCTGGAAGACTTGGGCTACTGTGTTTTCAATAAATACACAGTACCACTCCCTTCTCCAGTTCAGGACAGTGAGAATTTAACAAGTGAAACCTGTCCCTTCTACGAAGGCACAGATGAAAAACTGAGACGTGGCCTTGCTCCTGACTTGTCTTTAATAGAAGTgaagctggcagctgctgaaaaaTCGAAAGAAGGCTTCCTCAGTGAAAAAGACTTAGGGCAGCATGGTGAGTCCCTTCTGGTGAGGGAGtttgaggaggagaaaaaagagaaactggaTACTGTGCTAGAAAAAAGTGAATATCAAGTTGACTCTAAGGAAGTCTGTCCTGTTAAAGAAGCAGAACCAGAGAAGACGAGTGCTGAGGCAgtgttagaaagaaaagaagaaagtgtGGCTAGTAAAGTTCATTTACCTGCTGATTCAATCTGTGAcagaatttctgcttcagaGATATCAATCGAAAAGgattctgtttgtttgttgatggagaaggagaagaCTCTTAGTGTTGTTCCTGAAATAGCTGAGATAGAAGCTCCAATTAAGCCAGATTACAATGCTATTAAGCATGACATGGAGGTGGCTGCAATGAGAGCTGGCCAAGAATATCAGAGTAAGTTAGACACTAAGATTAGTGAGgttgtttctcttcctttagGGAAAGACAAAACCTCTCTTAAAAGAGCAGAGCCTGAACCCAAAGACACTCAGCAGAAAGAGGAGACCACCTTCTCCAGAGAAGCAAAGGAGGCAGATGTACTTTCCAAGACCGAGCCTAGTTACGTGAAGGACATCACCAAActgtcagaaacagaaattaaggaaaaagtaACTAAGCCAGATCTGGTGCATCAAGAGGCAGTTGATAAGGAGGAATCTTATGAATCTAGTGGAGAGCATGATCAAGCCCAAGAAAGTTTGAATGGAGAATCTGTGAAAGCAGAGGATATCAAAGCAGAACATCCAAAACCTCCCATGTCTGGGGAAGAGATGCCTACACAGTTACCAGCAAAGGAGACTTCTGTGGAGCTCCTCTTTCCAAAAACTGAGTCTCTCCAGGAGGAGCCTGCTGAGATTCAGATGGAAAGCATACCACAACTTGTAGAAGGAGCTGAAGAGACTCTGGATAGAGCTGTGAAACCTATGGAAACCCAAAAGCTGCTGCCTTGTGAACTGGCAGCTGGAGCCCCAGAAGAGAAAGAATATGAGGAGGAAGAGATGGAAGCAGCGcaagaagcaaaagaagagGATAAACAGTACCTTGTATCAGAAATGCCCCCAGACTTTGGCAAGCCTGCTGCAGAAGAAATGGGAGCCAAGGGTAGCCCAGAAGCACTGCCTGAACTGAAAGGCATTATTGAGTCAGTGGTGACGGTGGAGGATGACTTTATCACAGTGGTGCAGACAACAGTTGATGAGGGTGAATCTGCTTCTCACAGCGTGCGCTTTGCTGCTACTCAGCAGGAAGACATTGAAACAGGAGACTCCCAGGCTGAAGAGGAGCTAGATGTGGAAGAAGTGGAAGTTGAGCCCAAGGAGGGCTCCCGAGAGGCTCCTGCTTCACCccagagagaagaaatcctGCTCACTAACTACAAAACAGAGACGTGTGACGATTACAAAGATGAAACAACAATTGATGACTCCATCATGGACACAGACAGTCTCTGGGCAGACACTCAAG ATGATGATAGGAGCATCATGACTGAACAGTTAGAGACTGTTCctaaagaggagaaagcagagagagaatTGCGAAGATCATCTCTTGATAAgcataaaaaagagaaaccttttAAAACTGGGAGAGGCAGGATTTCTACTCCTGAAAGGAAAATAGCTAAAAAGGAACCTAGCACACTCTCCAGAGATgaagtgagaaggaaaaaag CAGTGTATAAGAAAGCTGAACTTGCTAAAAAAACTGAAGTTCAGGCCCACTCTCCctccaggaaaataattttaaaacctgcTATCAAATATACTAGACCAACTCATCTCTCCTGTGTTAAACGGAAGCAGACAG CAGCAGGTGGTGAAACAAACCAGGCTCCTGCTGTATTTaaacaagcaaaggaaaaactcTCA ACTGCCTCTTTGTCAAAGATTCCTGCCTCAAAGTCTAGAGCAAAGTCATTGCTTCCTCCAAGACCCAGCTCAGCTTGCTCATTAACCACTAAAAGGGCCACATTTCTCCATACAGACAGTTATTTTGTTCGGCCCTCTTCTGCAGGCCCAAGAGACTCAAAATCAGATGCTAAG GATGGAGTAAGCAAGAGCCCCGAGAAGCGTTCATCTCTACCAAGACCTTCCTCCATCCTTCCTCCTCGACGAGGCGTGTCCGGAGACCGAGACAGAGAGGAGAACTCCCTCTCCCTCACaacttctctctcctcttcagTACGACGGACTACCC GATCAGAGCCAATTCGTAGCAGAACGGGAAAAAGTGGAACTTCTACCCCCACTACTCCTGGTTCCACTGCCATCACTCCAGGGACACCACCAAGCTATGCCTCCCGTACCCCAGGCACTCCAGGGACACCCAGTTACTCCAGAACTCCCCACACTCCTGGGACTCCCAAATCTGCAATACTGGTACCTACTGAGAAAAAAGTTGCCATAATTCGCACTCCTCCTAAATCTCCAGCCACTCCAAAGCAGCTACGAGTTATCAATCAGCCTCTACCTGACCTCAAGAATGTCAGGTCCAAAATTGGGTCAACAGATAATATCAAATACCAGCCTAAAGGAGGGCAG GTACAAATTGTAACCAAGAAGATCGACTTGAGTCATGTGACTTCCAAGTGTGGCTCGCTCAAGAATATCCACCACAAGCCAG gAGGTGGGCGTGTGAAAATTGAGAGTGTGAAACTGGATTTCAAAGAGAAAGCTCAGGCTAAAGTTGGCTCACTGGAAAATGCCCACCATGTACCTGGTGGTGGTAATGTCAAG ATTGACAGCCAAAAGCTGAACTTCAGAGAGCACGCCAAGGCCCGTGTTGATCACGGGGCTGAGATCATCACGCAGTCACCGGGCAGGTCCAGCATGGCCTCGCCGCGCAGACTCAGCAACGTCTCCTCCTCTGGAAGCATCAACCTGCTTGAATCTCCCCAGCTTGCTACCCTTGCTGAAGATGTCACAGCAGCCCTTGCCAAGCAGGGGTTATGA
- the MAP2 gene encoding microtubule-associated protein 2 isoform X8 → MAEDRKDEAKAPHWTSGQLTEASSHPHSPEIKDQGGASAGLVRSANGFPYQEIEELRLGSHEQPGTYAQTKENGINGELSSGNRETAEEVSARIVQVVTAEAVAVLKGEQEKEAQHKDQPGSLPLVEESANLPPSPPPSPASEQTGVLEEATKMKFRVQEGTCPFAAEPLDTKQRESGKDNKTVEQPKYDALVPQSAKTEAADKKDSESKDKEKMLSPPSEWILKTDSQKKEEASFAEPAAKPPAHPEKEHLSSQLPEESRVEERTAGVPSSTNQVMAIKFQDNLKDIQGGAISHGESSVLLPEPKAEAAKSELPSGPSPVLPQELSLKDGFKPHQEPTDQLFAKDLSKDEQIHRDRTFALQEVSAATVDGLKTPSTPKTPAWGEEKDMTKDESDEEERYDFCDKEEARILDYGKTPTKTEVKTLSLDKTDLQKDGEAKKSPDSLKAEKEMDQSGLSAAADVKKEAQQSTQVPSAKLSHELTLEKTVEHPDTTQLSRVTEKAPEAPGLTTEKTPTLEASQEKGVKKDTEEDKTSVSAPHQMKEEEDQSGMSKYFETSALKEEAFKADSLKQSSDYYELSDTKESKYEPYQRGRLIPEDEEEEEEEEFEAELSQQQNVHTREMGYSTLAQSYTPDTSEEPSSPTERMFTIDPKVYGDKRELHSKNKDDLTLSRSLGLGGRSAIEQRSMSINLPMSCLDSIALGFSFGRAHDLSPLASDILTNTSGSMDEGDDYLPATTPALEKAPCFPIESREEDEHIEEEKVMVEENVQPETSAEPSFQAKDYYKNGAVLAPDLPEMLDLAGTRSRLASVSADAEGAQKKSAPSDTVVEDSSTALPPVTNENHVILKAESQLEDLGYCVFNKYTVPLPSPVQDSENLTSETCPFYEGTDEKLRRGLAPDLSLIEVKLAAAEKSKEGFLSEKDLGQHGESLLVREFEEEKKEKLDTVLEKSEYQVDSKEVCPVKEAEPEKTSAEAVLERKEESVASKVHLPADSICDRISASEISIEKDSVCLLMEKEKTLSVVPEIAEIEAPIKPDYNAIKHDMEVAAMRAGQEYQSKLDTKISEVVSLPLGKDKTSLKRAEPEPKDTQQKEETTFSREAKEADVLSKTEPSYVKDITKLSETEIKEKVTKPDLVHQEAVDKEESYESSGEHDQAQESLNGESVKAEDIKAEHPKPPMSGEEMPTQLPAKETSVELLFPKTESLQEEPAEIQMESIPQLVEGAEETLDRAVKPMETQKLLPCELAAGAPEEKEYEEEEMEAAQEAKEEDKQYLVSEMPPDFGKPAAEEMGAKGSPEALPELKGIIESVVTVEDDFITVVQTTVDEGESASHSVRFAATQQEDIETGDSQAEEELDVEEVEVEPKEGSREAPASPQREEILLTNYKTETCDDYKDETTIDDSIMDTDSLWADTQDDDRSIMTEQLETVPKEEKAERELRRSSLDKHKKEKPFKTGRGRISTPERKIAKKEPSTLSRDEVRRKKAVYKKAELAKKTEVQAHSPSRKIILKPAIKYTRPTHLSCVKRKQTAAGGETNQAPAVFKQAKEKLSTASLSKIPASKSRAKSLLPPRPSSACSLTTKRATFLHTDSYFVRPSSAGPRDSKSDAKDGVSKSPEKRSSLPRPSSILPPRRGVSGDRDREENSLSLTTSLSSSVRRTTRSEPIRSRTGKSGTSTPTTPGSTAITPGTPPSYASRTPGTPGTPSYSRTPHTPGTPKSAILVPTEKKVAIIRTPPKSPATPKQLRVINQPLPDLKNVRSKIGSTDNIKYQPKGGQVRILNKKIDFSDIQSRCGSRDNIKHSAGGGNVQIVTKKIDLSHVTSKCGSLKNIHHKPGGGRVKIESVKLDFKEKAQAKVGSLENAHHVPGGGNVKIDSQKLNFREHAKARVDHGAEIITQSPGRSSMASPRRLSNVSSSGSINLLESPQLATLAEDVTAALAKQGL, encoded by the exons CCACGAAGATGAAATTCCGTGTCCAGGAGGGCACATGCCCTTTTGCAGCAGAACCATTAGACACAAAGCAACGTGAATCTGGGAAAGACAATAAGACTGTTGAGCAACCTAAATATGATGCCTTAGTTCCACAGTCAGCAAAAACAGAGGCTGCAGATAAAAAGGATTCAGAGagcaaagacaaagaaaaaatgctttcacCTCCTTCAGAATGGATCTTGAAAACTGATTcacaaaagaaagaggaagcCAGTTTTGCAGAACCTGCTGCTAAGCCTCCTGCTCACCCAGAAAAAGAGCATTTGTCATCTCAACTGCCTGAAGAGAGCAGGGTGGAAGAAAGGACTGCAGGTGTGCCCTCATCAACCAACCAAGTTATGGCTATCAAATTCCAAGACAACCTCAAAGATATCCAAGGTGGTGCCATCAGCCATGGTGAAAGTTCTGTATTGCTACCAGAACCCAAGGCAGAAGCAGCCAAAAGTGAACTTCCTTCAGGTCCATCTCCTGTTCTACCCCAGGAGCTTTCACTCAAAGATGGTTTCAAACCACATCAGGAACCCACTGACCAACTGTTTGCCAAAGATCTCAGTAAAGATGAACAGATCCACAGAGACAGGACATTTGCTCTACAAGAAGTCTCAGCAGCAACTGTAGATGGATTGAAAACTCCAAGCACCCCAAAAACCCCTGcatggggagaggagaaggacaTGACTAAGGATGAGAGCGATGAGGAAGAAAGGTATGACTTCTGTGATAAAGAGGAGGCTCGAATATTAGATTATGGTAAAACTCCCACAAAAACAGAAGTTAAGACACTTTCCCTAGACAAAACAGACCTTCAAAAGGATGGTGAAGCTAAAAAATCACCTGATAGtctcaaagcagaaaaagaaatggacCAAAGtgggctctcagcagcagcagatgtgaaAAAGGAGGCACAGCAAAGCACACAGGTACCCTCAGCTAAGTTAAGCCATGAACTGACCCTTGAGAAAACAGTAGAGCACCCTGATACCACTCAGTTATCCAGGGTAACAGAGAAAGCCCCTGAAGCACCTGGTTTAACCACTGAGAAGACTCCTACTCTTGAAGCTTCTCAAGAGAAAGGTGTTAAAAAAGATACTGAGGAGGATAAGACAAGTGTTTCAGCTCCTCATCAAATGAAAGAAGAGGAGGATCAGTCAGGAATGTCGAAGTATTTTGAAACCTCTGCTCTGAAAGAGGAAGCCTTCAAAGCAGATAGTCTGAAACAAAGCAGTGATTACTATGAGCTAAGTGACACTAAAGAGAGTAAATATGAGCCTTATCAGAGAGGTCGTCTAATACCTgaagatgaagaggaggaggaggaggaagaatttGAGGCAGAATTGAGTCAGCAGCAGAATGTGCATACTCGTGAAATGGGGTACAGTACCCTGGCTCAGAGCTATACACCAGACACATCTGAAGAACCCAGTTCTCCAACAGAAAGAATGTTCACTATTGACCCCAAAGTCTATGGGGATAAGAGAGAActtcacagtaaaaataaagatgacCTAACTCTAAGCAGGAGCTTGGGACTTGGGGGGAGATCTGCAATTGAACAGAGAAGTATGTCTATTAACTTGCCCATGTCCTGTCTGGATTCGATAGCCCTAGGCTTTAGTTTTGGTCGCGCACATGATCTTTCTCCCCTCGCTTCAGATATTCTAACTAACACTAGTGGAAGTATGGATGAAGGTGATGACTACTTGCCAGCAACCACACCAGCACTGGAGAAGGCCCCCTGTTTCCCCATtgaaagcagagaggaagaTGAACacatagaagaagaaaaagtaatggTAGAAGAAAATGTCCAGCCTGAGACCTCAGCTGAACCATCTTTCCAGGCCAAAGACTACTACAAAAATGGGGCTGTCCTGGCTCCTGACCTGCCTGAAATGTTGGATTTGGCAGGGACAAGATCTAGATTAGCCTCTGTGAGTGCAGATGCTGAGGGGGCACAGAAGAAGTCAGCTCCTTCTGACACTGTTGTGgaagacagcagcacagccctgccacctGTGACAAACGAAAACCATGTAATTCTAAAAGCTGAAAGTCAGCTGGAAGACTTGGGCTACTGTGTTTTCAATAAATACACAGTACCACTCCCTTCTCCAGTTCAGGACAGTGAGAATTTAACAAGTGAAACCTGTCCCTTCTACGAAGGCACAGATGAAAAACTGAGACGTGGCCTTGCTCCTGACTTGTCTTTAATAGAAGTgaagctggcagctgctgaaaaaTCGAAAGAAGGCTTCCTCAGTGAAAAAGACTTAGGGCAGCATGGTGAGTCCCTTCTGGTGAGGGAGtttgaggaggagaaaaaagagaaactggaTACTGTGCTAGAAAAAAGTGAATATCAAGTTGACTCTAAGGAAGTCTGTCCTGTTAAAGAAGCAGAACCAGAGAAGACGAGTGCTGAGGCAgtgttagaaagaaaagaagaaagtgtGGCTAGTAAAGTTCATTTACCTGCTGATTCAATCTGTGAcagaatttctgcttcagaGATATCAATCGAAAAGgattctgtttgtttgttgatggagaaggagaagaCTCTTAGTGTTGTTCCTGAAATAGCTGAGATAGAAGCTCCAATTAAGCCAGATTACAATGCTATTAAGCATGACATGGAGGTGGCTGCAATGAGAGCTGGCCAAGAATATCAGAGTAAGTTAGACACTAAGATTAGTGAGgttgtttctcttcctttagGGAAAGACAAAACCTCTCTTAAAAGAGCAGAGCCTGAACCCAAAGACACTCAGCAGAAAGAGGAGACCACCTTCTCCAGAGAAGCAAAGGAGGCAGATGTACTTTCCAAGACCGAGCCTAGTTACGTGAAGGACATCACCAAActgtcagaaacagaaattaaggaaaaagtaACTAAGCCAGATCTGGTGCATCAAGAGGCAGTTGATAAGGAGGAATCTTATGAATCTAGTGGAGAGCATGATCAAGCCCAAGAAAGTTTGAATGGAGAATCTGTGAAAGCAGAGGATATCAAAGCAGAACATCCAAAACCTCCCATGTCTGGGGAAGAGATGCCTACACAGTTACCAGCAAAGGAGACTTCTGTGGAGCTCCTCTTTCCAAAAACTGAGTCTCTCCAGGAGGAGCCTGCTGAGATTCAGATGGAAAGCATACCACAACTTGTAGAAGGAGCTGAAGAGACTCTGGATAGAGCTGTGAAACCTATGGAAACCCAAAAGCTGCTGCCTTGTGAACTGGCAGCTGGAGCCCCAGAAGAGAAAGAATATGAGGAGGAAGAGATGGAAGCAGCGcaagaagcaaaagaagagGATAAACAGTACCTTGTATCAGAAATGCCCCCAGACTTTGGCAAGCCTGCTGCAGAAGAAATGGGAGCCAAGGGTAGCCCAGAAGCACTGCCTGAACTGAAAGGCATTATTGAGTCAGTGGTGACGGTGGAGGATGACTTTATCACAGTGGTGCAGACAACAGTTGATGAGGGTGAATCTGCTTCTCACAGCGTGCGCTTTGCTGCTACTCAGCAGGAAGACATTGAAACAGGAGACTCCCAGGCTGAAGAGGAGCTAGATGTGGAAGAAGTGGAAGTTGAGCCCAAGGAGGGCTCCCGAGAGGCTCCTGCTTCACCccagagagaagaaatcctGCTCACTAACTACAAAACAGAGACGTGTGACGATTACAAAGATGAAACAACAATTGATGACTCCATCATGGACACAGACAGTCTCTGGGCAGACACTCAAG ATGATGATAGGAGCATCATGACTGAACAGTTAGAGACTGTTCctaaagaggagaaagcagagagagaatTGCGAAGATCATCTCTTGATAAgcataaaaaagagaaaccttttAAAACTGGGAGAGGCAGGATTTCTACTCCTGAAAGGAAAATAGCTAAAAAGGAACCTAGCACACTCTCCAGAGATgaagtgagaaggaaaaaag CAGTGTATAAGAAAGCTGAACTTGCTAAAAAAACTGAAGTTCAGGCCCACTCTCCctccaggaaaataattttaaaacctgcTATCAAATATACTAGACCAACTCATCTCTCCTGTGTTAAACGGAAGCAGACAG CAGCAGGTGGTGAAACAAACCAGGCTCCTGCTGTATTTaaacaagcaaaggaaaaactcTCA ACTGCCTCTTTGTCAAAGATTCCTGCCTCAAAGTCTAGAGCAAAGTCATTGCTTCCTCCAAGACCCAGCTCAGCTTGCTCATTAACCACTAAAAGGGCCACATTTCTCCATACAGACAGTTATTTTGTTCGGCCCTCTTCTGCAGGCCCAAGAGACTCAAAATCAGATGCTAAG GATGGAGTAAGCAAGAGCCCCGAGAAGCGTTCATCTCTACCAAGACCTTCCTCCATCCTTCCTCCTCGACGAGGCGTGTCCGGAGACCGAGACAGAGAGGAGAACTCCCTCTCCCTCACaacttctctctcctcttcagTACGACGGACTACCC GATCAGAGCCAATTCGTAGCAGAACGGGAAAAAGTGGAACTTCTACCCCCACTACTCCTGGTTCCACTGCCATCACTCCAGGGACACCACCAAGCTATGCCTCCCGTACCCCAGGCACTCCAGGGACACCCAGTTACTCCAGAACTCCCCACACTCCTGGGACTCCCAAATCTGCAATACTGGTACCTACTGAGAAAAAAGTTGCCATAATTCGCACTCCTCCTAAATCTCCAGCCACTCCAAAGCAGCTACGAGTTATCAATCAGCCTCTACCTGACCTCAAGAATGTCAGGTCCAAAATTGGGTCAACAGATAATATCAAATACCAGCCTAAAGGAGGGCAG GTTAGGATTTTAAACAAGAAGATCGATTTTAGCGATATTCAGTCCCGGTGTGGTTCCAGAGATAACATCAAACATTCTGCAGGGGGAGGAAAT GTACAAATTGTAACCAAGAAGATCGACTTGAGTCATGTGACTTCCAAGTGTGGCTCGCTCAAGAATATCCACCACAAGCCAG gAGGTGGGCGTGTGAAAATTGAGAGTGTGAAACTGGATTTCAAAGAGAAAGCTCAGGCTAAAGTTGGCTCACTGGAAAATGCCCACCATGTACCTGGTGGTGGTAATGTCAAG ATTGACAGCCAAAAGCTGAACTTCAGAGAGCACGCCAAGGCCCGTGTTGATCACGGGGCTGAGATCATCACGCAGTCACCGGGCAGGTCCAGCATGGCCTCGCCGCGCAGACTCAGCAACGTCTCCTCCTCTGGAAGCATCAACCTGCTTGAATCTCCCCAGCTTGCTACCCTTGCTGAAGATGTCACAGCAGCCCTTGCCAAGCAGGGGTTATGA